The genome window CATTCGGTCCATTTCACTAAAACTGTACGTAACCACTTCATTAGCAATCATGCTACAACAAAATCAAACACAATTTTTGAACCCAAGCATGCGCAGGATTGGACAAAAGTAATACTCATTGATCGACTAGAACATAATACTTATGTATGTATAGTTTATAGGTTAgacaaataaatctattttatacCTAAAATTACTTTGATAGTTGTTTAGGTACGTACTATAAGCTCAGGACGAAGCTTCGAGCTTTCTGTCTCCTAATGTACTCTCATAGTGTCGCTGTGTCACCATAGATGGCGCTTTCACCAATGATCTCATTTCattgatatacatatttttgaaattgtcgGATATTGTAGggaatgtattatttattgtactttATAATATCTCAGAAGTCGTAGTGACAATATacgaattaaaaatgtaataaaaattgcaatgtATGTACAGTCACTTACTATGTATGccgaaattaataaaaatcaacgTTGGTTTAGTGAAATTCATCGCTGTAGTCATTGGAAATTAAGGCTACGTAGCTGTATGCCCTTTATTCATACTTTACTCCATACTTAACATTccaaacttaataaaaatgtaaatagtcATTGCTTGATCATCGATAAATCGCTTTCTCATtctaattgttaaaataagaaattataattacttagtcgtaagtacctactttactaTCACTAAATGTTTCCGTTTTAATGATATCATGTGTTTTACTTTGTAAATCAATTTGTTCATGTGTAGTAGATGAAATTCATGCGAAACTGGTTCTTATCGCTATAGGCTTAAAGTCTGTTTCGTTACTAGGGTATGATGTAAGTAATTCGATTGGATGATGGGGTATAATTTTTGTATGATTTTTGCGAGCAATGGGACAGACTTTTGGCTTTattactataataattattgttgtattttgaCCAAGAGACGAATAAAAGAAATGGTTTTTGTCTCAAAAAGCGTAATCCTATAAATGATCGGGTTATTTCGTGTCTTGGTGAGAATGTGAACAAAGAAACAGATATACCAGCACTTGTAGTGTATAGACCACGTCATCCACATCACCGATATCAGATTTGTATACTAAGGGAATTATAgtgaataaaatttattgacTGGTGCTTTCACAATAATTGTTCGTTTCATTTCTTCCTTTGACCCTTTTAGGATTCCTTGTTTACTACGAAAACCGTTATAGTTTCGCTATATCTGTCtgaccgtccgtccgtctgcGGTTAATCTTAGTGCAAAAGCCaaccaaaattattttcatatttttttacaagcttttcaCTTCAGGGGTTTTCGTACctggaatattttttcaagctAAACAGAAACGACGACGTTATAAGAGTTGGTTATTATCGAACAAGCTCCGCAACCGTTAGGCATTATTATTGGTTTGTCGGttttcaaaaatcaaaaaagtataaaaaaaaacaaatagtgTGAGTAACCGTCCCACTACACAATACGCTACTGTGCGACAAAGACGAATTATTAGTTGCGCGCAGCCCGTCTCTGTTACTCGCGGTGAGGAAGAGCCGACCTCAGCGCATTAGACAGAGATGAATTATTATTTGCGTTTGCGAAACGCATGAACCTGTTTCGTTATTTTAGGCCTTATGTAGGATATGTGGGGATCAGAGCTTATTAGAAGTCCATGGGAGGATGTCTTCGTTTGTTGCTGTTCTGTCCGTTTTCCGAGTTTGTCTCTCTCTGACGTTTCTGAAGTCTTAAGTAAGTACTTCCATCTCGAGAGCGCAAGTGAGGTATAAAGAGTTAAGCACTTATCTTCAGAGACGGTACTTAGGCTCTGCTTTTTGAATAGTCGCTCGTATACTTGGGATAGCGTTTCTGGATTACTGGAAAGGTATTCGACTACTTTTGCCAGATTCGTTTTGCCGTTGTCTTTCAATTTTGTTAAGTACCAGTGCTGCAACTCTTCCTCTGAATTTTCTTCTACTATGGAAGTAGAACGTCTTTTTTCTGCTTATTACTTAAGTCTTCGAACGGTTTTCTGTGCTCCTTTTCTGTAGATGTTCCCGCTTCCGTAGTACATACCGCAAGGTTAGGACAATTCACATCCACTGGCTCAGATAAGTCTGCGTCCGAAAAGCCCCTCACTTTTCAGGTCAACACTGCCACAAACAGGccagttgatatttttttccaaccaaTTGCGATTATTTATAcgattcataaaagttttttgacTTCTACTCGACTctatccactttttatttagacttaCACAAAAAAGCCGACAGAACTCCCTGATTAGGTTTTTGTCTTCTTCAGAAACTGTGGTattcaaaacagaaattatacttttatatagaaacatataatttttcagatcaccaccacttcttaatttcacaaaaagatCTAGGTTGGTACAAAATCCAGCCATAGTTCTAacgtaaatattcaaataaaagtatttcaccGTGTTCACAAATAAGCGACAAGCGCGAAACTAGAGGGACATAATAAATGTCTTTGTATTTATAGTCAGTGTTAATTACTCAAGTAGTGAACATATTAACATGACtagcagtaaaaaaaaatacagcaaatcagagacgagcatttttcgatgactaattagttATGCGCTTAAACGAGCGCACAAACATTtgagtcatcaatcacaatgcaggtgccaccgataacatgcaatGCATGCAAAaacctctgctagaattactagttgtgagtacctatgtgccattaaaactatatatttaaccaaaaataaggtgaaaacagccaagtgagacagaaaatatactttgaattgatcttaaaaggcaaaaaatgtcatagaaaatattattttttgggaacaaatataatgaccaccataaaatgctttgatacccttagttttgcaaccagaaaaatctactgaacaccagaaaaataaagtctaaaaatgtaatagtaccagctattttagtcacgacttcactttaaattgtattcgaccaccaaatttagtaaatgatcaccaactcttgacgaccaaattaatgtattatttttgcctaaataagtcactgtgattgccataaaatgtaggcttattatcaaataaagtattatgatgccatattaagttatgtgtccggcttgcaatgcatgcgtgagtgtcagtatgacgagtgacaggggaaaatggaagaaaatgacatattgcgccgaccccaagtaaaattgggaacagggcaggagaaagaagaagaagaatgtgtttctcaatacactccctcgaaaacacactcttatcgcactgtttagaggcatgcaatagacaattttccaccctagtgcaggaaaagggtccccataatgtaattacatttattgtatcaggccgaacttatttttttggagtcagtttacttaaacaggatagcaagatgtaaaaactttgattatcattttatattaaaacgctggtataattttgatgatcattcactacttttggtgatcatttactacttttgggataacaatgatttatttggactcattttgcttaaataggatagcagaatgtaaaaactttggttatcattttactttaaaatggtggtttaattttggtgatcatttactatttttggcttgcgcatgatttattttggagtaatttcacttaaatgggatagcaaagtgttaaaactttggttatcattttacattaaaatgcgagtttcattttggtgatcatttactatttttgtctgctatttgttactatttctggtgatcagttaaacataagccttatttttttaccgaatgattactcgcgcggctgcagatggccggcgctgatatattttttcttgaatagagaatgaccctaggtatcatatactcacgccacagacctaacatattcgtacaattgaagaaaaaaaaataaacgtgattcgctccatacaaaaaaaaactaatttattttttttcagacaaacgatcaactttagaagaaatttcacaagagtaaaagttgtctggaatatcatgtagaatcacataaaaaaatatcaaatcgatattggaactttgttgcctatgtccaccatttttcaatttggatccactgtgcggcgccgcgcggcccgccgcgctcgcgctcaatcccttgcaattacggccgctgctggccgctgccggccgctgctctttcagtgggaattgaccctaattaGTCACTACACTTTAGTACTTATTGCACAACTGTCAATACACATTAGGTTCGAATATTACATACAGTAACACACCTTAAATTgggtaaaacaacaaaaaacacgTCCGCACTAGAGCACGTAGGTTGCGTTGCATGTTTTATTATTGGtacctactatatttatattttactacactACTGTATTTACTACTATGTTTattttacacgcaacacaaatCCTCGGCGGCCGATTGTGTAAACACCACAGGCCACGCTGCGTCACGATTCCTTTGAAATGTGCCCAAAACACCGACAACTCCCCGATTGCACGCCACGATTGACAATTGTCCGCCATCACATATGTACCAATACCCCCTGTACACAATGTTGATAGCGTGTAGTGGCCACGCATGCGCATTTGTTTACTGGGGGCTTATATAATAGATCCCTAAACGTATAAAAGAGAGCGTTCACGCGTTCCACGATCATGCTTGCGCTCTCTGTCTCACATTGTATCTAGAAACTTCGTTTCGTTCACGCGCGCCGCTAGCGGTACGATAACGTCGGTAACTAGTCCGAACGCGGCGTCCAGTAAGAACGCACGTCGTTTACCTATTGCGTTCTAAGTTTTCATCAACAATGCCTGTGTGGTCGAAAGATATGATAAAATTAATCGGGCTGATTAGAGAAAGGAGATTTTTGTATGACGTGACACACAAACATTACAAATGCCACCGTTTGACGAGAATCGATGCATGGAAGGAAATCACTCGTGAAATGGGCTCCGGCAGTGGTAAGTGATACTACTTTTtgtaacagcgccatctatgtgTCTATCATGTAAAAGTTTACGTCCGTGGAAATAAGAAGTGCATTTGCGTGTTGGGCACAGAGTACCGACATGAATATtcataactagccgttttcacgcggtttcacccgcgtcccgtggtaactactgcccgtgccgggataaaatatagcctatgttactcgtggataatgtagctttcgaatggtgaaagaattttaaaaaacggtccagtagtttgtgagcctattcattacaaccaaacaaacaaacaaagttttcctctttataatattagtatagataatataaaTACACCGTAcacgaattattatttatgggtGGACCACtgttatttgttttgaaataattttacttgcGGCTTTCCATTAATAATTATCGGCAACTGCATAgcaatacctacttacctaacttgtaaaatatatacctacctactacatacaaaatttcaatttttAGTAAAGCTTTGGAGGACAAAGTGGAAGGGTTTAAAGGACAACTACGCGAAGCACAAGAAAGCGAACCCTCCTTACAACGATATCCTTTACAAGAAGTACAAATACTGGCTCTGGGCTAAATACATGACGTTCCTAGACCAATGCAGAGGTGAAGGCCGTGAAGGCGGTGAAGGCAGTAGAAACCACACGCGCATCTTTATTTACACAAACGAAGACCAAGATACAACGCAACATAACGCTGAACTCCCGGACGCCGATGACGCAAATTCTTCAGTAGAAGACCAAAGCGAACAAGAAACTGACATGCTAGAGAATATGGACGACTCCACTGAAGTTGCAGAGACTGACATGGTATACAATAAACGAAAAAGTCACCATATGAACGACTCAACCGAAGCTGCAGAAACttcgaaaagaaaaaaaagtgaTGACAAAGACGAAATAGATGGTGTAGATCATTTTTTCTTAAGTTATGCTCAATCTTTCAAACAGTTACCGACTAGGATGCAAATAATGCTAAAACTAGAGATCGCCACTTTGTTCTCTAGGTACGAACAGCTAGCGGAGGACGCTGCCACACAGTCTAAGCCAATTCCAGTTAAATCTGAATTTGAATTTACTTACACAGAAGGAGAATAGTGTAGAAAGATTTACTTATTTTGTCCTGATGGACCAATGTTACTAAATGGTGTCAATTTTGTAGATAAAATACGCATAAATCAACCTGTGTTTTAATGTGAAATTAAAGAaatggtacctacctatagtttCTTTGCTTTTTTGTTTTACGATTTTAAGTATTAAATTGTTGCCTCCTTGACTGACGAGCATTCGTAtgaaatgtaatacctact of Helicoverpa zea isolate HzStark_Cry1AcR chromosome 15, ilHelZeax1.1, whole genome shotgun sequence contains these proteins:
- the LOC124636898 gene encoding uncharacterized protein LOC124636898 translates to MPVWSKDMIKLIGLIRERRFLYDVTHKHYKCHRLTRIDAWKEITREMGSGSVKLWRTKWKGLKDNYAKHKKANPPYNDILYKKYKYWLWAKYMTFLDQCRGEGREGGEGSRNHTRIFIYTNEDQDTTQHNAELPDADDANSSVEDQSEQETDMLENMDDSTEVAETDMVYNKRKSHHMNDSTEAAETSKRKKSDDKDEIDGVDHFFLSYAQSFKQLPTRMQIMLKLEIATLFSRYEQLAEDAATQSKPIPVKSEFEFTYTEGE